Proteins from one Cryptomeria japonica chromosome 4, Sugi_1.0, whole genome shotgun sequence genomic window:
- the LOC131065525 gene encoding sirohydrochlorin ferrochelatase, chloroplastic isoform X3, with protein sequence MIVENVYILKPTFQGTKWQTKRYNSFQHRIMSANIVRAPTRGFPLVGHTFSPSTHFRSGHVHIVISPIYSNRMESKNLSAIAKEQFGFREQDAVIIVDHGSRRQESNSMLLAFVDMYKEKTVHPIVEPAHMEIAKPTIKEAFDSCVNQGAARVIVSPYFLSPGRHWKQDIPALAAEAAKEHPGIPYIVTAPLGLHELMVCTK encoded by the exons ATGATAGTGGAGAATGTTTATATTCTCAAGCCCACATTCCAGGGGACGAAATGGCAAACGAAACGTTATAATAGCTTCCAGCACAGGATTATGTCAGCTAATATTGTTCGTGCTCCAACTCG GGGATTCCCTCTGGTTGGACACACATTTTCTCCATCTACCCATTTCAGGTCAGGACATGTCCACATAGTAATTAGCCCTATTTATTCTAATCGGATGGAAAGTAAGAATTTATCTGCAATTGCAAAGGAGCAATTTGGTTTTAGAGAGCAGGATGCAGTTATCATAGTTGACCATGGTTCCAGGCGCCAAGAGTCCAATTCAATGCTTC TTGCATTTGTGGACATGTATAAGGAGAAAACGGTTCACCCAATCGTGGAACCTGCTCATATG GAGATAGCAAAGCCAACAATAAAAGAAGCATTTGACTCATGTGTGAATCAAGGTGCTGCCAGAGTTATTGTAAGCCCTTACTTTCTATCTCCTGGACGCCACTGGAAACAG GATATCCCAGCTTTGGCTGCAGAGGCAGCAAAGGAGCATCCCGGTATCCCATACATTGTCACAGCACCACTTGGTCTGCATGAACTAATGGTG